From the Vicinamibacterales bacterium genome, one window contains:
- a CDS encoding glycosyltransferase family 2 protein: MPKLTVTVITRNESANIEAALASVVWADEIVVVDSNSTDDTVAIARRFTPRVVVRDWPGYSSQKNIAAEQASHDWILSLDADERVTPALADEIRGVLGEEPACRGYRIPRVSHYLGRWIRSTDWYPDHQLRLYDRRVARWSGVVHEGVAVEGGVGRLRHDLQHLPYRDISHHLQTIDRYTTLAATEMRARGRRIGASGIAARTVGAFLRNYVVRGGFRDGSVGLVVSVLNSYYVFLKFAKLWEAGRDSR, translated from the coding sequence GTGCCGAAGCTGACGGTCACGGTGATCACGCGCAACGAGTCGGCGAATATCGAGGCGGCGCTGGCATCGGTCGTCTGGGCCGATGAGATCGTCGTGGTCGACTCGAACAGCACCGACGACACCGTGGCGATCGCCCGACGGTTCACGCCGCGAGTGGTGGTCCGTGACTGGCCCGGATACTCGTCGCAGAAGAACATCGCAGCCGAACAGGCCAGCCACGACTGGATCCTGTCGCTCGACGCCGACGAACGGGTCACGCCCGCGCTGGCCGACGAGATCCGCGGGGTGCTTGGTGAGGAGCCGGCGTGCCGCGGCTACCGGATCCCCCGGGTCAGTCACTACCTGGGCCGCTGGATCCGTTCGACCGACTGGTATCCCGACCACCAACTGCGGCTGTACGACCGGCGGGTGGCGCGATGGTCTGGCGTCGTCCACGAGGGCGTGGCTGTGGAGGGCGGTGTGGGGCGGCTCCGGCACGACCTTCAGCATCTGCCCTACCGGGACATCTCGCACCACCTGCAGACGATCGACCGGTACACGACGCTGGCCGCCACCGAGATGCGCGCGCGCGGCCGCCGGATCGGGGCGAGCGGAATCGCCGCCCGCACGGTCGGGGCGTTTCTCAGGAACTACGTTGTGCGCGGAGGCTTCCGCGACGGGTCGGTGGGGCTGGTCGTCTCGGTGCTCAACAGCTACTACGTGTTCTTGAAGTTCGCGAAGCTCTGGGAGGCGGGAAGGGATTCACGGTAG